The Humulus lupulus chromosome 7, drHumLupu1.1, whole genome shotgun sequence region tttaaaaagtgggTTGTTTTAACTTTGGGCTTTTGGGCCCTAGGCGAAAAGCCGTCTTGCTTTAGTTTAGGCTGACCCTGATGTAGATACAGCTAGAAGTCATTACTTATGCAATCTAATCTAAAGGAGTATTTTATATGAGGTTTGAGTTTGTGGGAGTAGAGTTAGAGTGATTTTAGACAAAGAAAATGTACGAAACTCAAGTTTTTAAAAGGGTTAAATATATGACTTACTTAGAAATACAAACTTCCAACtcattaaatataaatttaccaAACATGGGTTATTAGATTTGgagtgttgctatttggcactttaaggtgtccaacaccacatgaggtgacAGCTCATAATTGGTTAGCGAtacctcataatacttattaaattcaaataagtgagaCTCGATGTTGGATTGCACTAATAACAGTAGGTCACCTacttgtggtgttgggcaccagtGGTGCCCTTTAGCAATTCTCTTAAATTTGACATTCTCATTCCCACCAAACCATACTCCTATATCAAACACCCAATTATATGGTAAGTACGATTAGATTCTATCTCAAAACTAATTGATAGTACAAAACTAATTGATAGTAAGTTTATGTACCGAGAAGATAAACCATGTCCGCGGTATCGAGTCCCTTCTGACTAAATGCACTAATGGAGTTAGACACTGAAATTGTAGGAGGCGGGAGATTAACATTGGTAAGCTTAGATTCTTTTCCATCCAATCTTCCAGTCTCTACAACATACTGCACTTTTCCATCCTGAAATTCCAAATAAATTGTCATTTTTCAAAAGCTATACATGAAAAGTGTCATTTTACCTATAATAATTAGTAGATAATGAAATTATTAATGTGAAGAGActattatatattttgaattaTTACACTGGCGAAGTTGACAGCATCTCTGGTAGCCATAGCGATGATATCAGCACAAGAAACAACTCCAGCACAATAATCCTCCAAAGTTTGCTTAATCGAATCTATAACGTTATAACCTCTAACACTTAGATTTGGACCAGCTTTCTTCTCGGTTAGGCTTCCATCTCTGTTTGTATCAATTAGAATTGAAGCATCGCAACCCTTTTCAccataaaattaaataataataataatattatttaaaacgaAAGTAGTACAAGAAAATATATAAGtaataataaacaataatcaactttaaaatttataaaacaaAGTGAGATCAGATCAGGATGACCTTAACAAAGCAATCGTGGAACTGCATTCGAAGAAGTGCAGGTGCAATAGTTGGGTCTTTATCAAAAGCTGCTTTCATGGCGGCTTTGACAGTGGCCTCAACATTCACGTCTGTTGTTTGAAATTTCAAAAATGGCCAAAAGCCAGTAGAAGTGATGCTGCTGCATTTTCTGCTGTAGTAACCACTCTGCAACGAACCAGCATAGCACTGCCCACTCATACCCAAAACAAAGATACCTACAATGGTCGCCATGGCCAAAACCCGCCTATTATTCTTCATATTACACACCATTTTCATATATACTATATATTAGGATTTATGAATGTGATCGTTGTGGTTTTTGTGTCCCTTTTATAGGGAATTTGGATGGAATGAACTAGTTGGAGACTTGTTgtagtataatatatataaatatatatgcttGGCACGTACcactttatatatattatattgtttgTGATTTTGATTCTATTACTGTATAGTTGGACAGGATAACGTGCTAAATAGTCGTgcatgacatttttttttttgtacatatatatataaataattattatatatatgtgtgatattaGTGTGTTTTGAGGCTTTGTATATAATGCAATTATAACACATGTATGTGATTGTGTTTGACGATTTCAAAGTCAAAATTTTGAAACTAATCACATATATAAGCATTGGGTTTATAGCATAATTACTCTTATTTATGTTTATACTCTTTAAAAAGTACTtagatttacaaaataaaataataaaaaaagtacAACTGAATACTTCATGcatattaattttgttttttaacAAAATTCTAAATTTAATATGGTTCCCTTTCAAAACcaaataatatttttcaatatattatatatacactGTATACAAATTTTAAATAGGGAATATATCAGATTGGCCCTTGTGTTTTGCCCGAATACTCGATTGGtccttatgttttgttaaatgacaaatcgGATTCTGTGTCttgtaaaatggaacaaaatgaCACCATGAGCCCGATTTCagtcaaataatttttcaatatgacaaaaatacccttgaattttttttagtaatgaattaaataatacaaa contains the following coding sequences:
- the LOC133792647 gene encoding peroxidase 60-like — translated: MATIVGIFVLGMSGQCYAGSLQSGYYSRKCSSITSTGFWPFLKFQTTDVNVEATVKAAMKAAFDKDPTIAPALLRMQFHDCFVKGCDASILIDTNRDGSLTEKKAGPNLSVRGYNVIDSIKQTLEDYCAGVVSCADIIAMATRDAVNFDGKVQYVVETGRLDGKESKLTNVNLPPPTISVSNSISAFSQKGLDTADMVYLLGGHTVGIAHCSLFQDRVYNFNGSGKPDPTMNSTLVNALKSKCPQPSTVDNIVPLDQTPKSALVVDKAFYNQLLMSNGILKIDQELAIDQHTKNIVSQLAFGNDFAQKFGQAMVKLGRVEVITDTSKGEIRKSCRSINRSIKLF